The Streptomyces sp. NBC_01197 genome window below encodes:
- the ligD gene encoding non-homologous end-joining DNA ligase: MGAAVELEAGERTVRLSSPDKIYFPERGFTKLDLAQYYIAVGAGITRALRDRPTTLQRYPDGLAGESFYQKRAPKNLPDWIPTGTVTFPSGRTADEMCPTEPAAVLWAAQFATFTFHPWPVRRQDPEHPDELRIDLDPQPGTDFDDAVRAAHELRAVLDDFGGLRGWPKTSGGRGLHLFVPIEPRWTFTEVRRAVIACGRELERRMPERVTTAWWKEERGERIFVDFNQTARDRTIASAYSVRPHPRAQVSAPLRWDEVDSVHPADFDIASMRDRYAGLGDVHADMDDHRFRLDALLELADRDERDRGLGDLPYPPEYPKMPGEPKRVQPSRARHVSEHDA, translated from the coding sequence ATGGGTGCAGCAGTGGAGCTCGAAGCGGGGGAGCGGACGGTACGGCTCTCCAGTCCCGACAAGATCTACTTTCCGGAACGGGGCTTCACCAAGCTCGACCTCGCCCAGTACTACATCGCGGTCGGCGCGGGCATCACCCGCGCGTTGCGGGACCGCCCCACCACGCTCCAGCGCTACCCCGACGGGCTGGCCGGCGAGTCCTTCTACCAGAAGCGCGCGCCGAAGAACCTTCCGGACTGGATCCCCACCGGCACCGTCACCTTTCCCAGCGGCCGTACGGCGGACGAGATGTGCCCCACCGAGCCGGCCGCGGTGCTCTGGGCCGCGCAGTTCGCCACCTTCACCTTCCATCCCTGGCCGGTGCGCCGGCAGGATCCCGAACACCCGGACGAGCTCCGGATCGATCTCGACCCGCAGCCGGGCACCGACTTCGACGACGCCGTGCGCGCAGCACACGAACTGCGCGCCGTACTCGACGACTTCGGCGGGCTGCGCGGCTGGCCCAAGACGTCCGGCGGCCGTGGACTCCACCTCTTCGTACCCATCGAGCCCCGGTGGACCTTCACCGAGGTACGGCGTGCCGTCATCGCCTGCGGGCGCGAGCTGGAGCGCCGGATGCCGGAGCGGGTGACCACGGCCTGGTGGAAGGAGGAGCGGGGCGAGCGCATCTTCGTCGACTTCAACCAGACGGCCCGCGACCGCACGATCGCCTCCGCCTACTCGGTCCGCCCCCATCCGCGCGCCCAGGTGTCGGCGCCGCTGCGCTGGGACGAGGTCGACAGCGTGCACCCCGCCGACTTCGACATCGCCTCCATGCGGGACCGCTACGCCGGCCTCGGTGACGTGCACGCGGACATGGACGACCACCGATTCCGCCTGGACGCCCTGCTGGAACTGGCCGACCGGGACGAGCGGGACCGCGGCCTGGGCGACCTCCCGTATCCGCCCGAGTACCCGAAGATGCCGGGTGAGCCCAAACGAGTGCAGCCGAGCCGTGCCAGGCACGTCTCGGAGCACGACGCATAG
- a CDS encoding ATP-dependent DNA ligase — protein sequence MDLPVLPPVRPMLAKSVKKIPPGMQYEGKWDGFRAIVFRDGPEAELTSRTGKPLTRYFPELADALLRNLPERCVLDGEIVITRDGRLDFDALTERIHPAASRVRLLAEQTPASFIAFDLLALGDESLMATGQAVRRERLTSALAQAGPPVHLAPATTDVAVAEDWFRTFEGAGLDGVVAKPLGLPYLPNERAMYKIKHERTADVVVAGYRLHRSGPVVGSLLLGLYDSEGALQHVGVCAAFSMKRRAELVTELEPLRMESAAGHPWAAWAEEAAHETARLPGAPSRWSGKKDLSWIPLRPERVLEVAYDHMENGARFRHTTQWRRWRPDRDPQSCTYAQLEEPAGPGLADILNA from the coding sequence ATGGATCTGCCTGTTCTGCCGCCCGTCAGGCCCATGCTCGCCAAGTCCGTGAAGAAGATCCCGCCCGGTATGCAGTACGAGGGCAAGTGGGACGGATTCCGGGCGATCGTCTTCCGGGACGGCCCGGAGGCCGAGCTGACCAGCCGTACGGGCAAGCCGCTCACCCGGTACTTCCCCGAGCTGGCGGACGCACTGCTGCGCAACCTGCCCGAGCGGTGCGTCCTGGACGGCGAGATCGTCATCACCCGGGACGGCCGGCTGGACTTCGACGCGCTCACCGAGCGGATCCACCCCGCGGCGTCCCGGGTGAGACTGCTCGCCGAACAGACCCCCGCGTCGTTCATCGCGTTCGACCTGCTGGCCCTCGGTGACGAGTCGCTGATGGCGACGGGCCAGGCGGTCAGGCGCGAACGGCTGACCTCGGCGCTGGCCCAGGCCGGGCCGCCGGTACATCTCGCGCCGGCGACGACCGACGTGGCGGTGGCCGAGGACTGGTTCCGCACCTTCGAGGGCGCCGGTCTCGACGGCGTGGTGGCCAAGCCGCTCGGCCTGCCGTATCTCCCCAACGAGCGCGCGATGTACAAGATCAAGCACGAACGCACGGCGGACGTGGTCGTGGCCGGCTACCGCCTCCACCGGTCCGGCCCGGTCGTCGGGTCGCTGCTGCTGGGTCTGTACGACAGCGAGGGCGCTCTCCAGCACGTCGGCGTCTGCGCGGCGTTCTCCATGAAGCGCCGCGCGGAACTCGTCACCGAACTGGAGCCCCTGCGCATGGAGTCGGCAGCCGGGCACCCCTGGGCGGCGTGGGCCGAGGAGGCGGCACATGAGACGGCACGGCTGCCGGGAGCGCCCAGCCGCTGGAGCGGCAAGAAGGATCTGTCGTGGATTCCGCTGCGTCCCGAGCGGGTGCTCGAGGTGGCGTACGACCACATGGAGAACGGCGCACGGTTCCGGCACACCACCCAGTGGCGCCGGTGGCGCCCGGACCGGGACCCGCAGAGCTGCACGTATGCGCAGCTGGAGGAACCGGCCGGTCCGGGCCTGGCGGACATCCTGAACGCCTGA
- a CDS encoding MarR family winged helix-turn-helix transcriptional regulator, with amino-acid sequence MTATDPAMTALSQSWCALSLLHGRIEAHIERALQAGHGLSVREYSLLDVLSRQHDGEGGHLQMKQVAEAVVLSHSATTRLVTRLEDRGLLSRYLCPTDRRGIYTDVTSAGALLLEQARPTNVAALRTALDRAAADPELAPLVSAVGAATTVQAAEAAESTGI; translated from the coding sequence ATGACCGCGACGGATCCGGCGATGACCGCTCTGAGCCAGAGCTGGTGCGCCCTCTCCCTCCTGCACGGAAGGATCGAGGCCCACATCGAGCGCGCGCTCCAGGCCGGCCACGGGCTGAGCGTGCGCGAATACTCACTGCTCGACGTCCTGAGCCGCCAGCACGACGGAGAGGGCGGTCATCTGCAGATGAAGCAGGTCGCCGAGGCGGTGGTCCTCAGCCACTCCGCCACCACCCGGCTCGTCACCCGCCTGGAAGACCGGGGGCTGCTCTCCAGGTACCTCTGCCCCACCGACCGGCGCGGCATCTACACCGACGTCACGTCCGCCGGCGCGCTGCTCCTGGAACAGGCCCGTCCCACCAATGTCGCGGCCCTGCGCACCGCTCTCGACCGGGCGGCGGCCGACCCCGAGCTGGCGCCGCTCGTCAGCGCGGTCGGAGCAGCGACGACCGTGCAGGCAGCGGAGGCGGCCGAGTCCACCGGCATTTAA
- a CDS encoding cold-shock protein yields MASGTVKWFNAEKGFGFIEQEGGGADVFAHYSNIAAQGFRELQEGQKVTFDVTQGQKGPQAENIVPA; encoded by the coding sequence ATGGCATCTGGCACCGTCAAGTGGTTCAACGCGGAAAAGGGCTTCGGCTTCATCGAGCAGGAGGGTGGCGGCGCTGACGTCTTCGCCCACTACTCGAACATCGCCGCCCAGGGCTTCCGCGAGCTCCAGGAAGGCCAGAAGGTGACCTTCGACGTCACGCAGGGCCAGAAGGGCCCGCAGGCCGAGAACATCGTTCCCGCCTGA
- a CDS encoding DEAD/DEAH box helicase: protein MDRTARSNDRYARTRTGGGAGSGRGGFRSQAPSRSGGSGRSGAPSRSGGRGRRPAPQGEFALPVTITPALPPAASFADMELPPELLKMLTSLGMNEPFPIQSATLPNSLAGRDVLGRGRTGSGKTLAFGLGMLVRTAGQRAQPRQPLALVLVPTRELAQQVTDALTPYARSLRLRLATVVGGMSIGRQASALRGGAEIVVATPGRLKDLIERGDCRLDRVSITVLDEADQMADMGFMPQVTELLDQVRPDGQRMLFSATLDRNVDLLVRRYLHDPVVHSVDPSAGAVTTMEHHVLHIHGSDKYATTTEIAARDGRVLMFLDTKHAVDQLTKHLLNSGVRAAALHGGKSQPQRTRTLAQFKTGHVTVLVATNVAARGIHVDNLDLVVNVDPPSDHKDYLHRGGRTARAGESGSVVTLVLPNQRRDMSRLMADAGITPRIAQVRSGEAELSRITGAQAPSGVPVTVSSPVAERTKGSPSSARGRRSRPAQARRTAGAPRGRSGNPPQQSSSYKNVA, encoded by the coding sequence ATGGACCGCACAGCACGCTCGAACGACCGTTACGCCCGTACCCGCACCGGTGGTGGCGCAGGTTCCGGCAGGGGCGGCTTCCGCTCCCAGGCGCCGAGCCGCTCGGGCGGCTCGGGCCGCTCCGGCGCGCCCAGCCGCTCCGGTGGCCGAGGCCGCAGGCCCGCACCGCAGGGCGAGTTCGCACTGCCCGTCACGATCACACCGGCACTGCCCCCGGCCGCCTCGTTCGCCGACATGGAGCTGCCGCCCGAGCTGCTGAAGATGCTCACCAGCCTGGGGATGAACGAGCCGTTCCCCATCCAGTCCGCCACGCTCCCGAACTCGCTGGCCGGCCGGGACGTCCTGGGACGCGGCCGCACCGGGTCGGGCAAGACCCTCGCCTTCGGCCTCGGCATGCTCGTCCGTACCGCCGGGCAGCGCGCCCAGCCGCGTCAGCCGCTGGCGCTGGTCCTCGTACCCACCCGCGAGCTGGCCCAGCAGGTCACCGACGCGCTCACCCCGTACGCCAGGTCGCTGAGGCTGCGGCTGGCCACGGTGGTGGGCGGCATGTCGATCGGCAGGCAGGCGAGCGCGCTGCGGGGCGGCGCCGAGATCGTCGTCGCGACGCCCGGCCGGCTCAAGGACCTCATCGAGCGTGGCGACTGCCGCCTCGACCGGGTCAGCATCACGGTGCTTGACGAGGCCGACCAGATGGCCGACATGGGCTTCATGCCGCAGGTCACCGAACTGCTCGACCAGGTGCGTCCCGACGGGCAGCGCATGCTGTTCTCGGCCACCCTTGACCGCAATGTCGACCTGCTGGTCCGCCGCTATCTGCACGACCCGGTGGTCCACTCCGTCGACCCCTCGGCGGGTGCGGTGACCACGATGGAGCACCACGTGCTGCACATCCACGGGTCCGACAAGTACGCGACGACCACCGAGATCGCCGCCCGTGACGGCCGGGTGCTGATGTTCCTCGACACCAAGCACGCCGTGGACCAGCTGACCAAGCACCTGCTGAACAGCGGCGTACGGGCCGCCGCGCTGCACGGCGGGAAGTCCCAGCCGCAGCGCACCCGGACCCTCGCGCAGTTCAAGACGGGCCATGTCACCGTGCTGGTGGCCACCAATGTCGCGGCCCGCGGTATCCACGTCGACAACCTCGACCTGGTCGTCAACGTGGACCCGCCCAGCGACCACAAGGACTACCTGCACCGGGGCGGACGTACGGCGCGCGCCGGCGAGTCCGGCAGCGTCGTCACCCTGGTGCTGCCCAACCAGCGGCGTGACATGAGCCGGCTGATGGCCGACGCCGGCATCACCCCGCGCATCGCCCAGGTACGGTCCGGGGAGGCCGAGCTGAGCCGCATCACCGGCGCCCAGGCACCCTCGGGTGTCCCGGTCACCGTCTCCTCACCGGTCGCGGAGCGCACCAAGGGCAGCCCCTCGTCGGCTCGCGGCCGGCGCAGCCGCCCCGCCCAGGCCCGCCGTACGGCGGGTGCGCCCCGAGGCCGCTCCGGCAATCCGCCGCAGCAGTCGTCCTCGTACAAGAACGTCGCCTGA
- a CDS encoding cupin domain-containing protein has protein sequence MAPHSPPPADGAAPAGHDAFHPDFTAGDADRGPGPLRARLHHVRAGSLDEGTAQSGGMQRFAAISGKTAGSERIWMGETHVAPETASSDHHHGASETAIHVVSGHPEFVFLDDAGGTPEEVRIRTAPGDYVFVPPYVPHREENPSPDETAVVVIARSTQEAVVVNLPGLYVLGAPPA, from the coding sequence ATGGCCCCGCACTCTCCTCCGCCCGCCGACGGCGCTGCCCCGGCGGGACACGACGCGTTCCACCCCGACTTCACCGCCGGGGACGCGGACCGGGGTCCAGGACCACTGCGTGCCAGGCTGCACCACGTACGTGCCGGGTCACTCGACGAGGGCACCGCGCAGAGCGGCGGTATGCAGCGGTTCGCCGCGATCAGCGGGAAGACCGCCGGTTCGGAGCGCATCTGGATGGGCGAGACGCATGTCGCGCCGGAGACGGCGTCCTCCGATCACCACCACGGGGCGTCGGAGACGGCGATCCATGTCGTGTCGGGGCACCCGGAGTTCGTCTTCCTCGACGATGCCGGTGGTACGCCCGAGGAGGTGCGGATCCGGACCGCTCCGGGCGACTACGTCTTCGTCCCGCCCTATGTGCCGCACCGCGAGGAGAACCCGAGCCCCGACGAGACCGCTGTCGTCGTCATCGCCCGGAGCACGCAGGAGGCCGTGGTGGTGAACCTTCCCGGCCTGTACGTGCTGGGCGCGCCTCCTGCCTGA
- a CDS encoding MgtC/SapB family protein, producing the protein MHAVAMPLFDPGAGQGARQFAELGLALLLSTLIGAERATRQKSAGLRTHTLVGVGSALFMEVSQHGFNAVLALHNVSFDPSRVAAQVVSGIGFIGGGLIFVRRDAVRGLTTAATVWLTCAIGMACGGGLPLLAIGVTAVHFLVVHGYSWVTRRIPSIATAEQTRLHLAYTIGTSVLTRILERATTKGFQVVQVRVDRADGKAPEDTELRHDEAGTAFVHMDIEGTGSVHQLVAELSEFEGVLSVSSVKGELAD; encoded by the coding sequence TTGCACGCTGTAGCCATGCCTCTGTTCGACCCCGGTGCGGGCCAGGGAGCACGTCAGTTCGCCGAACTCGGCCTGGCCCTTCTCCTGTCGACCCTCATCGGCGCCGAACGGGCCACCCGGCAGAAGAGCGCGGGACTGCGCACCCACACCCTGGTCGGCGTGGGCAGCGCCCTGTTCATGGAGGTGTCGCAGCACGGGTTCAACGCGGTCCTCGCACTGCACAACGTCTCCTTCGACCCGTCACGGGTCGCCGCCCAGGTCGTCTCCGGCATCGGCTTCATCGGCGGCGGGCTCATCTTCGTACGCCGGGACGCCGTACGCGGGCTGACTACCGCGGCCACGGTCTGGCTCACCTGTGCCATCGGCATGGCGTGCGGCGGCGGGCTGCCGCTCCTGGCCATCGGCGTGACCGCGGTCCACTTCCTGGTGGTCCACGGATACTCCTGGGTGACGCGGCGCATCCCCTCGATCGCGACCGCCGAGCAGACCCGGCTGCATCTCGCGTACACAATCGGCACGAGCGTGCTGACGAGGATTCTGGAGCGGGCGACCACCAAGGGGTTCCAGGTCGTTCAGGTGCGGGTGGACCGGGCGGACGGCAAGGCTCCCGAGGACACCGAACTCAGGCATGACGAGGCGGGGACGGCCTTCGTCCACATGGACATCGAGGGGACGGGCAGCGTCCATCAGCTGGTGGCCGAACTCTCCGAGTTCGAGGGTGTGCTGAGCGTCTCGTCCGTCAAGGGCGAACTCGCCGACTGA
- a CDS encoding antitoxin, whose protein sequence is MSMMDKLKQMMKGHESQAGKGIDKAGDAVDKKTGDKYKSQVDTGQDQLKNRFGGDQNDRPQP, encoded by the coding sequence ATGTCCATGATGGACAAGCTGAAGCAGATGATGAAGGGCCACGAAAGCCAGGCCGGGAAGGGGATCGACAAGGCGGGAGACGCCGTCGACAAGAAGACCGGCGACAAGTACAAGAGTCAGGTCGACACCGGCCAGGACCAGCTCAAGAACAGGTTCGGCGGCGACCAGAACGACCGGCCCCAGCCCTGA
- a CDS encoding DUF6629 family protein has protein sequence MCWSATADLVAGSGIAAVGVACLTQLRRARDLPLAALPLLLGIHQVIEAEVWHSGGGTGPATTAWAVIALPLLALWVPCGVLLAAPRPAPRRLLLPVVAGTATAAVLALRIADRPVIAEVRGHTVGYMVDLPLPALLVAGYLLATVGSLLLTPDPLLRLFGAVVGAGALICFLLWKLEYVSTWCAFAAVSAVLMAGWVRRGPAKSARPAGPRTP, from the coding sequence ATGTGCTGGAGCGCGACGGCCGATCTGGTGGCCGGCTCCGGCATCGCGGCGGTCGGCGTGGCCTGTCTGACGCAGCTGCGCCGGGCCCGGGACCTTCCGCTGGCCGCGCTGCCGCTGCTCCTCGGAATCCATCAGGTCATCGAGGCGGAAGTCTGGCACTCCGGCGGTGGCACCGGCCCTGCCACCACGGCGTGGGCCGTCATCGCGCTGCCCCTGCTGGCCCTCTGGGTACCCTGCGGCGTACTGCTCGCCGCGCCGCGCCCGGCACCCCGCCGCCTGCTGCTGCCCGTTGTGGCCGGGACAGCCACGGCTGCCGTCCTCGCGCTCCGCATCGCCGACCGTCCGGTCATCGCCGAAGTCCGCGGTCACACCGTCGGATACATGGTCGACCTGCCGCTTCCCGCGCTCCTCGTCGCCGGATATCTGCTGGCCACCGTCGGATCCCTGCTGCTCACCCCGGATCCGCTGCTGAGGCTCTTCGGCGCGGTCGTCGGCGCGGGGGCGCTGATCTGCTTCCTGCTCTGGAAGCTCGAATACGTCTCCACCTGGTGCGCCTTCGCCGCGGTCAGCGCTGTCCTCATGGCCGGCTGGGTCCGCCGGGGCCCCGCGAAATCCGCGCGGCCGGCCGGACCTCGTACCCCCTGA
- a CDS encoding YoaK family protein, with protein MLKTRAARWSDVAVLPLLATAAGAVDALAFIALGHVFAGVMTGNLILMAIGLGSGSPGDAVYPVVALTGFALAVVVGGRFCRTRGAARTVVAPAGAESGATWSRGVFVCLAVEVAFLAAVSVAWAAVGGHPGGDGRAALIAVLSLAMGLQTAAMFAAGPTGAPTTYFTGTLSSLLTDPSGGRPAGSRLAALLAGAVGAAALRTWAPAWAALPPPLCAAGALALALSAGSRAPDP; from the coding sequence TTGCTGAAGACACGCGCCGCCAGGTGGTCCGATGTCGCGGTGCTGCCCCTGCTGGCGACCGCGGCGGGTGCCGTGGACGCGCTGGCCTTCATCGCCCTCGGCCATGTGTTCGCCGGTGTGATGACCGGAAATCTGATCCTCATGGCCATCGGTCTGGGTAGCGGCTCGCCGGGCGACGCGGTGTATCCGGTGGTCGCGCTCACCGGATTCGCGCTGGCCGTGGTCGTCGGGGGCCGCTTCTGCCGTACGCGCGGCGCTGCCCGTACGGTCGTGGCCCCCGCCGGAGCCGAATCGGGCGCCACCTGGAGCCGAGGGGTGTTCGTCTGCCTCGCGGTCGAGGTCGCCTTCCTCGCCGCCGTGAGCGTGGCCTGGGCGGCCGTCGGGGGACACCCGGGCGGCGACGGGCGCGCCGCGCTGATCGCCGTTCTGTCTCTGGCGATGGGTCTCCAGACGGCCGCGATGTTCGCCGCGGGCCCCACCGGCGCGCCGACGACGTACTTCACCGGGACCCTCAGCTCCCTGCTGACCGATCCGTCCGGCGGCCGCCCGGCCGGGAGCAGGCTCGCCGCACTGCTGGCCGGTGCGGTGGGCGCCGCCGCACTCCGGACCTGGGCACCGGCCTGGGCGGCGCTGCCGCCACCGCTGTGCGCCGCCGGAGCCCTGGCGCTCGCCCTGTCGGCCGGATCACGCGCCCCGGACCCGTGA
- a CDS encoding PRC and DUF2382 domain-containing protein, whose translation MAADFRSPDELTGLMVYDITGDKIGGVEQVYLDDQSGRPEWATVKTGLFGTKETFIPLEGARREENALHIPHAKELVKDAPRLDAEQHLDLAQEQELYRHYGLAHPGQSSAPEAAAAAGAAGTAGAANRKAAGPMHGEAADTAGTRSTAKAPGPTTAGMGSRDTRGGMGSGTDMGAGARGVPAGVGSRAAMDENEELVRSEEQLRVGTEEHVSGRARLRKVVVTENVTTTVPISHEEVHVVREPITEGDRTTADRARIGEAESEVILHAEQPVVSKEAVAVERVRMETERVTEQKEVSAEVRKEQIQYDDGHTTKERGDTEGTGH comes from the coding sequence ATGGCAGCCGACTTCCGCAGCCCCGATGAGCTGACCGGTTTGATGGTCTACGACATCACCGGGGACAAGATCGGCGGCGTCGAGCAGGTCTACCTCGACGACCAGAGTGGCCGCCCCGAGTGGGCGACCGTGAAGACCGGCCTGTTCGGCACCAAGGAAACCTTCATCCCGCTCGAAGGTGCCCGGCGTGAGGAGAACGCCCTGCACATCCCCCACGCCAAGGAACTCGTCAAGGACGCCCCGCGACTGGACGCCGAGCAGCACCTCGATCTCGCCCAGGAGCAGGAGCTGTACCGGCACTACGGGCTCGCCCACCCGGGTCAGTCCTCCGCCCCGGAGGCCGCCGCAGCTGCCGGCGCCGCGGGAACGGCCGGCGCCGCGAACCGGAAGGCAGCAGGTCCGATGCACGGTGAAGCGGCGGACACCGCCGGCACCCGGTCCACGGCGAAAGCACCCGGCCCGACGACGGCCGGCATGGGCAGCCGTGACACGCGTGGCGGCATGGGCAGCGGTACCGACATGGGCGCCGGTGCGCGAGGTGTCCCCGCCGGAGTGGGCTCCCGCGCGGCCATGGACGAGAACGAGGAGCTCGTACGCTCCGAGGAGCAGCTGCGGGTCGGTACCGAGGAACATGTCTCGGGCCGTGCGCGGCTGCGCAAGGTGGTGGTCACCGAGAACGTGACGACCACCGTCCCGATCAGCCACGAAGAGGTCCACGTCGTACGGGAGCCGATCACGGAAGGCGACCGCACCACCGCGGACCGGGCCCGCATAGGCGAGGCGGAGTCCGAGGTGATCCTGCACGCCGAGCAGCCCGTGGTCAGCAAGGAGGCTGTGGCGGTCGAGCGGGTTCGGATGGAGACCGAGAGGGTCACCGAGCAGAAGGAAGTCTCCGCCGAGGTCCGCAAGGAGCAGATCCAGTACGACGACGGCCACACCACGAAGGAGCGTGGTGACACGGAGGGCACCGGCCACTGA
- a CDS encoding SRPBCC family protein, with product MAEFRIERCSALPPEEAWRRLTRWELHAAHVPLTRITVVTPGPNRVGTRFVARTGAGRAGFDDPMQVVRWEPPRPGHPGFCDLEKQGRVVLGRASVEVRPEGCGCRVVWREELRIARLPGAFDGLIARSGRLLFGRAVAGLLRD from the coding sequence ATGGCTGAGTTCCGCATCGAACGATGCAGCGCGCTGCCCCCGGAGGAAGCCTGGCGGCGCCTCACCCGGTGGGAGCTGCACGCCGCCCATGTGCCGCTGACCAGGATCACCGTTGTGACCCCGGGCCCGAACAGGGTGGGGACCAGGTTCGTGGCGCGTACGGGGGCCGGCCGCGCGGGGTTCGACGATCCCATGCAGGTCGTCCGCTGGGAGCCGCCGCGTCCCGGGCATCCGGGCTTCTGCGATCTGGAGAAGCAGGGCAGGGTGGTGCTGGGCCGGGCCTCGGTCGAAGTGCGTCCCGAGGGATGCGGCTGTCGTGTCGTGTGGCGCGAGGAGTTGCGGATCGCGAGGCTGCCGGGGGCGTTCGACGGACTCATCGCGCGGTCGGGACGGCTCCTCTTCGGCCGTGCGGTGGCCGGGCTGCTGCGGGACTGA
- a CDS encoding ATP-binding protein — MITEASREYVLDLEATPDRVPQVRRIVAAHLRHWQLEELIQPVSLGVCELLTNVHLHAGEDKRCTLELRWTGRSLTAAVLDASTRLPQLRCASPLVTHGRGLPMVSTLSDSWGTHATDDGKVVWFTIRAQAVTGSPLEPRNPLPAVSTAARSLVVAEPSGLPQGRTEDVRFAELVDAGS, encoded by the coding sequence GTGATCACTGAAGCATCCCGCGAGTACGTACTGGACCTGGAAGCAACACCCGACAGAGTGCCGCAGGTCCGGCGTATCGTCGCGGCGCATCTTCGCCACTGGCAGCTCGAAGAGCTGATCCAGCCGGTCAGTCTGGGTGTGTGTGAACTGCTCACCAACGTCCATCTGCACGCGGGCGAGGACAAGCGCTGCACCCTGGAACTACGCTGGACCGGCCGCAGCCTGACCGCTGCCGTGCTGGACGCCAGCACGCGACTTCCGCAGCTGCGCTGTGCCAGCCCGCTGGTCACCCACGGCCGTGGCCTGCCGATGGTGTCCACCCTCAGTGACAGCTGGGGCACGCATGCCACCGATGACGGCAAAGTCGTCTGGTTCACGATCCGCGCGCAGGCCGTCACCGGCAGCCCGCTTGAGCCCCGTAATCCCCTTCCCGCCGTCTCGACGGCGGCCCGCAGCCTCGTCGTCGCGGAGCCGTCCGGGCTGCCGCAGGGGCGCACCGAGGACGTCCGGTTCGCGGAACTCGTGGACGCCGGCTCCTGA